From Haemorhous mexicanus isolate bHaeMex1 chromosome 1, bHaeMex1.pri, whole genome shotgun sequence, one genomic window encodes:
- the EVX1 gene encoding homeobox even-skipped homolog protein 1 → METRKEMVMFLEGTTLGALVGKRAPNLSEAVGSPAAEPQEKMIHRNCISPRPGPLSRERGGGGGGGGEDEEEVEVLPGTGTVPESRSAAAALLSAGQQPPVPELPSSKGQQSSSDTESDFYEEIEVSCTPDCATGSAEYQHSKGPCSETLAGSPSGGGDHPKGSGGSGGSQGSLACSASDQMRRYRTAFTREQIARLEKEFYRENYVSRPRRCELAAALNLPETTIKVWFQNRRMKDKRQRLAMTWPHPADPAFYTYMMSHAAATGNLPYPFPSHLPLPYYSHMGIGATSASAATPFSTPLRPLDTFRVLSHPYPRPELLCAFRHPSLYPAPTHGLSSAGGSPCSCLACHSGQSNGLAQRPSGSDFTCSATTRTDSFLTFTPSVLSKATSVSMDQREEVPLTR, encoded by the exons ATGGAAACCAGGAAGGAGATGGTGATGTTTCTGGAGGGGACTACTCTTGGCGCTCTAGTTGGCAAGAGGGCGCCTAATTTGTCCGAAGCAGTGGGGAGCCCCGCTGCGGAGCCGCAGGAGAAGATGATCCATCGGAACTGCATCAGCCCCAGACCTGGCCCCTTGTCCcgggagagaggaggaggaggaggtggcggAGGAGAAGACGAAGAGGAGGTGGAGGtgctgccagggacagggacggtgCCGGAGAGCCGCTCGGCGGCGGCAGCACTGCTTTCGGCCGGACAGCAGCCCCCCGTCCCGGAGCTCCCCTCCAgcaaagggcagcagagcagctcggACACCGAGTCGGATTTCTATGAGGAAATCGAGGTGAGCTGCACCCCGGACTGCGCCACGGGGAGCGCCGAGTACCAGCACAGCAAAG GGCCGTGCTCCGAGACGTTGGCCGGCAGCCCCAGCGGCGGGGGGGATCACCCCAAGGGCAGCGGAGGCAGCGGAGGCTCCCAGGGCTCGCTGGCCTGCAGCGCCAGCGACCAGATGCGCCGCTACCGCACCGCCTTCACCCGCGAGCAGATCGCCCGGCTGGAGAAGGAGTTTTACCGGGAGAATTACGTGTCCAGGCCCCGGAGATGTGAGCTGGCGGCTGCTCTAAATCTGCCAGAAACCACCATCAAG GTTTGGTTCCAGAACCGCAGGATGAAGGACAAGCGGCAGCGCCTGGCCATGACCTGGCCTCATCCGGCCGACCCGGCGTTTTATACGTACATGATGAGCCACGCGGCAGCTACCGGGAACCTGCCGTATCCATTCCCGTCCCACCTGCCCTTGCCCTACTACTCCCACATGGGCATCGGCGCCACATCGGCCTCTGCCGCCACTCCCTTCAGTACCCCCCTGAGGCCTCTGGATACCTTCAGGGTCCTCTCCCACCCGTACCCGAGACCTGAACTGCTGTGCGCCTTCAGACATCCCTCTCTCTACCCTGCCCCAACTCATGGACTCAGCAGCGCCGGGGgcagtccctgctcctgcctggcatgCCACAGCGGCCAGTCCAACGGGCTGGCGCAGAGACCCTCCGGATCAGACTTTACCTGTTCGGCCACAACCAGGACTGACTCCTTTCTCACTTTCACGCCCTCTGTGCTGAGCAAAGCCACCTCAGTTTCCATGGACCAGAGAGAAGAAGTACCTTTAACGAGATAA